A genomic region of Alistipes megaguti contains the following coding sequences:
- a CDS encoding glycoside hydrolase family 18, with translation MKKIVTSVVLGLVCGGFAACDTDYEPLNLQPAKQYSEKYYENLRNYKANLFERSICFVWFGDYNGDPSTPAYRFSALPDSVDICSLWGGYPDPVQNSLAYKEMWEMRNKKGTLLVAPTIIRIMENENYANFGLTYEDMVNQTTTDDPTGTYPDWCVRYGNYLLQQMWDNGIDGLDLDYEPESSDEIAYGIYGDRMTLFVKYLAQFIGPKGADTTKLLIVDGHTPPAETEPYLNYFVRQNYGAHSCSAVSGFPWEKCIYTENIGDYWTTGGGLEDQAAFQPSEGYKGGFGAFMVQRDYHTTDSGADKEMPYGHLRRGIQLQNPAVVK, from the coding sequence ATGAAAAAGATAGTAACAAGCGTCGTTCTGGGCCTCGTCTGCGGAGGATTTGCGGCCTGCGACACCGATTACGAACCGCTGAACCTGCAGCCTGCCAAGCAGTACAGCGAGAAATACTACGAGAACCTGCGCAACTACAAGGCAAACCTGTTCGAGCGGTCGATCTGCTTCGTGTGGTTCGGCGACTACAACGGCGACCCCTCGACGCCGGCCTACCGCTTCTCGGCGCTGCCCGACAGCGTGGATATCTGCTCGTTGTGGGGCGGTTATCCCGATCCGGTGCAGAACAGTCTGGCATACAAGGAGATGTGGGAAATGCGCAACAAGAAGGGTACGCTGCTCGTCGCTCCGACGATCATCCGTATCATGGAGAATGAGAACTACGCCAACTTCGGCCTCACCTACGAGGACATGGTCAACCAGACCACGACCGACGACCCGACGGGAACCTACCCCGACTGGTGCGTGCGTTACGGCAACTACCTGCTGCAGCAGATGTGGGACAACGGCATCGACGGTCTGGACCTCGACTACGAACCCGAATCGAGCGATGAGATAGCTTACGGTATCTACGGCGACCGTATGACGCTCTTCGTGAAGTATCTGGCACAGTTCATCGGCCCGAAGGGCGCTGATACGACCAAACTGCTGATCGTCGACGGCCATACGCCTCCTGCCGAGACGGAGCCCTACCTGAACTACTTCGTTCGCCAGAATTACGGCGCACACAGCTGCTCGGCCGTCTCGGGATTCCCGTGGGAGAAGTGCATCTACACGGAGAATATCGGTGACTACTGGACCACGGGCGGCGGTCTGGAGGACCAGGCAGCCTTCCAGCCGTCCGAGGGGTACAAGGGCGGATTCGGTGCCTTCATGGTGCAGCGCGACTACCATACCACCGACTCGGGAGCCGACAAGGAGATGCCTTACGGCCATCTGCGTCGTGGCATCCAGCTGCAGAATCCCGCGGTCGTCAAATAA
- a CDS encoding SusD/RagB family nutrient-binding outer membrane lipoprotein, with product MKFKNSIKLSLAAALLSLGACTGDFYEKNTNPDEATDEMLGWDDLRTGSAFMQLAQNVIPTFQIVGGEEYGSANFQVIQDLAGNIFAGYTGATKSSFRANNLYDILAAEWHNAMHDDAFQRAMGPWAQLDALREESPEAVALADVLKVAVMHRVTDTYGPIAYLSIGSSGIQQEYDSQEVIYNHFFEELDAAITLLTDFYEKNPSATLLANYDPIYKGNVRAWVKFANTLRLRLAMRVYYADRELSKAQAEAAINNSVGLMTDASDIAQFAKPATATQWEYPLYMIQYSFNGGDSRIGATIESYMNGYEDPRREAYFTKNSRGEYRGVRNGINITADYVLSDLLSSVNCTNNDAIVWMKPAEAWFLRAEYELHFGSKTAAGEYYNKGIECSFSTEGVSGVETYMTDNVKTPADYTDMVVSSNSASALGKITIAWEDSADDETMLERIITQKYLAIFPDGQEAWSEFRRTGYPKIFPNVINNQSGLISTSKQIRRLNFPSTEYATNAAAVQNAIVTLNGESSNPTGDNGGTTLWWDKKN from the coding sequence ATGAAATTCAAGAACAGCATAAAACTCTCGCTTGCGGCAGCACTCCTTTCGCTGGGGGCTTGCACGGGCGACTTCTACGAGAAGAACACCAATCCCGACGAAGCAACCGACGAGATGCTCGGCTGGGACGATCTGCGCACCGGTTCGGCCTTCATGCAGCTGGCACAGAATGTCATCCCGACCTTCCAGATTGTCGGCGGCGAGGAGTACGGAAGTGCCAACTTCCAGGTGATTCAGGATCTGGCCGGCAACATCTTCGCCGGCTATACCGGAGCAACGAAATCGAGCTTCCGGGCCAACAATCTCTATGATATTCTGGCTGCCGAATGGCACAATGCCATGCATGACGATGCCTTCCAGCGTGCCATGGGGCCGTGGGCCCAGCTGGACGCGCTGCGCGAGGAGTCGCCCGAGGCCGTAGCACTGGCCGACGTGTTGAAAGTGGCCGTCATGCACCGTGTGACCGACACCTACGGCCCGATCGCCTATCTTTCGATCGGCAGCAGCGGCATCCAGCAGGAGTACGACTCCCAGGAGGTGATCTACAACCACTTTTTCGAAGAGCTCGACGCCGCCATTACGCTGTTGACCGATTTCTATGAAAAGAATCCTTCGGCAACGCTGCTGGCCAACTACGACCCCATTTACAAGGGGAATGTCCGCGCGTGGGTGAAGTTTGCCAATACGCTGCGTCTGCGCCTGGCCATGCGTGTCTACTATGCCGATCGCGAACTCTCGAAGGCTCAGGCCGAGGCGGCGATCAACAATTCGGTGGGTCTGATGACCGACGCTTCGGACATCGCCCAGTTTGCCAAACCCGCCACGGCCACCCAGTGGGAGTATCCGCTCTACATGATCCAGTACTCGTTCAACGGCGGTGACAGCCGCATCGGTGCCACCATCGAGTCCTACATGAACGGCTATGAGGATCCGCGTCGCGAAGCCTACTTCACGAAGAACTCGCGCGGCGAGTACCGCGGCGTACGCAACGGAATCAACATCACGGCCGACTACGTGCTGTCGGATCTGCTCTCGAGCGTCAACTGCACGAACAACGACGCCATCGTCTGGATGAAACCGGCCGAGGCCTGGTTCCTGCGTGCCGAGTACGAGCTGCACTTCGGTTCGAAGACGGCCGCCGGCGAGTACTACAACAAGGGTATCGAGTGCTCGTTCTCGACCGAGGGGGTCAGCGGCGTCGAAACCTACATGACCGACAACGTAAAGACTCCGGCCGACTATACCGACATGGTTGTCTCGTCGAACTCGGCTTCGGCGCTGGGCAAGATTACCATCGCCTGGGAGGATTCGGCCGATGATGAAACGATGCTCGAGCGGATCATCACGCAGAAGTATCTGGCCATCTTCCCCGACGGTCAGGAGGCCTGGTCGGAGTTCCGTCGCACGGGTTACCCGAAGATCTTCCCCAACGTAATCAACAACCAGTCGGGACTGATCAGCACCTCGAAGCAGATCCGCCGTCTGAACTTCCCCTCGACGGAGTATGCCACCAACGCTGCGGCCGTGCAGAATGCCATCGTAACGCTCAACGGCGAATCCTCGAACCCGACGGGTGACAACGGAGGCACGACGCTCTGGTGGGACAAGAAGAATTAA